Proteins encoded in a region of the Rickettsia bellii RML369-C genome:
- the rpsT gene encoding 30S ribosomal protein S20 gives MANHSSAKKAARQTVKKTLVNKRRASAIKTFVKKVLHEINQGNKEEANSALVIAQSKIMQGVKKNIIKLNTASRKISKLSKKIKTMN, from the coding sequence ATGGCTAATCATTCTTCAGCAAAGAAAGCTGCAAGACAAACAGTAAAAAAAACCTTAGTTAATAAAAGAAGAGCTAGTGCAATAAAAACTTTTGTGAAAAAGGTTTTACATGAAATTAATCAAGGTAATAAAGAAGAAGCTAACTCAGCTTTAGTAATTGCACAATCTAAGATAATGCAAGGTGTGAAAAAAAATATAATTAAGTTAAATACTGCATCAAGAAAAATCAGTAAATTATCAAAAAAAATAAAAACTATGAATTAA
- the rplQ gene encoding 50S ribosomal protein L17, with the protein MRHKIKGRKLNVTSSHRKAMLANMAVSLVTHEQIKTTLPKAKELRPYIEVLVTKAKDNNLAARRNILSKIKDKKAIEKLIDVLGVRYKDRPGGYTRIVKAGFRYGDLAPIAYIEFVDRDINAKGNIPQDNSKEDIKSNKGTK; encoded by the coding sequence ATGCGACATAAAATTAAAGGTAGAAAATTAAATGTAACAAGTAGCCATAGGAAAGCAATGCTTGCTAATATGGCAGTATCACTTGTTACTCATGAGCAAATAAAAACTACTTTGCCAAAAGCTAAAGAATTAAGACCTTATATCGAAGTTCTAGTTACTAAGGCTAAGGATAATAACTTAGCAGCAAGAAGAAATATTCTATCAAAAATAAAAGATAAAAAAGCAATCGAGAAGCTTATAGATGTTTTAGGTGTTAGATACAAAGATAGACCAGGTGGATATACTAGAATAGTAAAAGCCGGATTTCGCTATGGTGATTTAGCTCCAATCGCATATATTGAATTTGTAGATAGAGATATTAATGCTAAAGGAAATATACCTCAAGATAATAGCAAAGAAGATATTAAAAGTAATAAAGGGACTAAATAA